GGTCGTCGGGCGACCCCGTCGTCGCCCGCACGCCAGTCGTACCCGGCGGGTGCCGCTCCCATGCGCGGGCCGCCGACGCTCCCCCGCGCGGAGCGCACCCGCGCGCGGGTCGGCCCGCGGACCGGCGCGCCGCCGCCGTCTCCGACGACGCCCCCTCGTTGGTCAGCGTGCCGTCGTCGTTGAGGGCGTTCAGCGCAGGGCCGGGAGGACCTCGTCGGCCCAGGTGCGGAAGAACTCCTCGTGGTTGCCGCCGATCTGCTGCACGTAGACCTCGTCGAAGCCGGCGTCGACGTACTCGCGAGCGGCCGCGGCGTGGCGCTCCGGGTCGGGGCCGCAGGCGAAGCCCATCGCGTCGCGCGGGACGAGCGAGGCGGCGTCGGCGAAGTCCTGCGGGCGGGGCAGGGTCTGGGCGAGCTGGCCGGGCAGCATGTCGTTGGCCCACAGCCGGTGCGCGGTGTCGAGACCCGCCTCCTCGGTCTCGGCCCAGCACACCTTCATCCCGCCCTGCGCCGGCCCGCGGCCGCCCGCCTCGCGGTAGGTGCGCACCAGGTCGGCGTCGGGCGCCACGGTGCAGAACCCGTCGCCGATGCGCGCGGCCAGCTCGGTGGCCTGCGGGCCGAAGCCGGAGACGTAGATCGGCACCGGCTGCTCGGGCAGCGTGTAGATCCGGGCCTCCTGCACCTCGTAGTGCTCGCCGTGGTGGCTCACCTGCCCGCCCCGGTGCAGCAGCCGGATTAGCTCGACGGCCTCCTCCAGCATCTCCAGGCGCTGCCCGACCGACGGCCACGGGTCGCCGAGCACGTGCTCGTTGAGCGCCTCGCCGCTGCCCACGCCGAGGACGAACCGGCCGTCGAGCTGCACGGCCGCGGTCGCCGCGGCCTGGGCGATGACCGCCGGGTGGATCCGCATCGTCGGGCAGGTCACCGCCGTGGTGACCGGCAGGGACACCGCCTCGGACAGCGCCCCGATGACCGACCACACGAACGGGCTCTGCCCCTGCTCGTCGGTCCACGGGTGGAAGTGGTCGGAGATCCACAGCTTCTCGAAGCCGGCCTGCTCCGCGAGCCGGGCCTGCGCCACCAGCTCCCGGGGCCCGTACTCCTCGCAGGACAGGAAGTAACCGAAACTCGTCACGACCGTCGACTACCCGCTCCGCGCCGCGGCATGCATCGCGTCCCGGCGCCGGGCGCAGGTGTACCGCCCTGGGCGTCGACCACGCGACCGGCGCCGCGGCCCTCCTCGGCCAGCTCGACCGCTTCGTCGACGCCGTCGACGCGGCCCGCGACATCGACCTGCTGGCCGCGAGCCGGTGCCACGGCTGGGCGGCCGTCGACGTCGTGGTGCACGTCCGGGTGGGGCTGCAGGAGATGGTGGGGGGCGTCGTCGCCGGCACCGACCGCCCCGCCGACCAGGACGCGGCCACCTACTGGCGGGACCACCGCCCCCCGGACCGCGGGGACGACGACGTCGACGCGATCCTCTGGACCCGCCGCACCTCGTCGGCGTACCGCAGGCCCCGGCACGCGCTGGAGCACCTGCGGATGGCCGCCGACACGGTGCGAGCCGCCGTCGCCGCGGCGGCACCGGGGCGGGTGGCGTTCCAGGGGCACGTCCTGGACACCGGTGACTTCCTCACCACCTGGGCCGTCGAGCTCGCCGTCCACCACCTCGACCTGGGCGGGGACCCCAGGTTCGGGTCCCCGACCGCCGGGTCGCTGCGGCTGGGCCGGGCGACGGTCGAGGCGCTGGCCGGGGCGCCCCTGCCCGCGGAGTGGAGCGACGAGGTGTGCCTGCTCGCCGGATCCGGGCGGACGCCGCCCCGGACGAGCCGTCGTGGCCCGCCGGACCCGGGGCGTGGCCGGTGCTCGGGTGAGGTCGCCGCGCGGCCCGCGGAGTCAGGCCGGCGGGTAGGCCGCGCCCCGCAGGAACGTCGCGAGGTGGACGGCGTTGCGGGTCATCGTCGCGATCGTCGAGCTGACGGTCTCCGGCGTCTCGTCGAGGTCCGTGAAGTCCGTCGTCGTTGAGCCCCTGGAATGTCCTTCTCGACCCCGGGCCGCACGTCGAGGTCGACGAGCCGGACGCTGCCGCCCGTCACACCGAGCCCGTCCAGCGCGGCCAGCACCTGGTCCGCCATGAGCTGCGTGCTCGACTCCGCGGGCGAGGGGGTCAGGGTGCAGTTGAGGGCGAGCGCGGTCAGCGAACCGGAGGACGTCATGCGGCGGGCCTACTCGGGAACCGGCCGGGCCATGCGGTGCGCCGCCGTCAGGACGCCGCCCCGTCCGCGGTGATCATCGCACGCGCCGGTGCGTCGTCGGCGGACTGCACGAGACGGGCGAGGTCCCGCAGCGCCTCGCGGTCCTGGTCGTCGCGCACCGAGATGGAGAACTCGACGTCGGTGACCACCGACCGGTAGCGGTCGAGCAGCTTCGCCCCGATCTCGTCGTGGGTGCCGATCACGACGAACCGGTCGAGGGTCTCGTCGTCGACCAGGGCGGGGAGGTCCTCCCAGCGCTGCGCCTTCGACAGGTGCTTCGCCTCGTCGGCGAGGTCGCCGAGCCCGAGGTGCGCGAACGCGGCGCGGTAGCCCGGCGTCGAGGCGTAGAACGCGATCCGCGCGCGGGCGTCGCGCACCTTGGGCACCAGCTCCTCGGGGGTGCGGGCCGAGGCGACCAGGGGCTTCATGCACACCCGGAACTCCTCCAGGGACCGCCCCGAGCGGGCGGCTCCGCGCCGGACGGCGGGCAGCATGACCTCCTCGATGTAGGACGGCGTGCACACCGGGTGCGGCCGGACGCCGTCGGCGACCTCGCCGGCCACCGCGCACATGTTCGTGTTGATCGCCGCGAGGTGGACGGGGACGGCGGGGTGCTCGATCGGGCCCGCGTCGAACAGCGGGACCATGAGGTCGAGGGTGTAGTGCTCGCCGCGGACGTCGAGCGGGGTGCCGTTCTGCCAGCAGTCCCACACCGCGCGCACGGCCTGCACGTACTCCCGCATCCACGGCGCGGGCGGGGCCCAGGCGACGCCGTAGCGGCGCTGGATGTGCCCCCGGACCTGCGTGCCGAGCCCGAGGGTGAACCGGCCGCGGGACAGCTTCTGCAGCGTCCAGGCCTGCATCGCCATGACCGTCGGGCTGCGCGGGAACGCGATCGCCACGGCGGTGCCGAGCCGCAGCCGCTCGGTCGACGTCGCCGCCAGCGCGAGCAGGGTGAACGGGTCGTCCTTGGTCTCCTCGACGACCAGCCCGCCGTACCCGACCTCCTCCAGCAGCGCGGCGCCCGCCGCCACGGCGTGGACGTCCAGCGGGACGTCCGGGGCGCGCAGGCCGGGATCCACCTTGCCCAGCGGCAGCAGGGTCTCGAGGCGCACGGGGGTCTCCTTCACGACGCCGGTCCGGACCCGCCGACCCTACGGCCGGCGGGGCCCGGGCACCGCGCCGTCAGGACTGCGGCGCGCCGAGCGGGGCCACACCGGCCGAGGTCTCGTACGGGTTCGCGTAGGGCAGCGGCTCGTCCCCGCCCGGCGTGGTGGTCTCGAAGACCCCGTCCAGGTCGGTGTCGTCGAAGATCACATCGGCGAGGCCGTCGGCGTCGAACCCGACGGCGACCACGTCGGCGACGAAGGTACCGTCAACGGGGGTGTTGTCGAACGCCGCGACGTCGTCGTAGAAGTCGCCGTCGACGTCAACCAGGACGGTGTCCAGGGTGCCGTCACCGTTGGTGTCGAGCTGGGTGGTCTCGGTGTAGCCGTCCCCGTCGAGGTCGACGTAGCCGAAGCTGCTGCTCTCGTCGAACTCGGGGACCTCGGGGGTGGTGGTGTCGATCGGGGTGGTGTCGATCGGGGCGGGGTCGTAGCACTCGGACATCGGATCCTCCAGGGGTGTTCGCGGCGGCCTCGGTGGCCTCTCGTGAACACGGACGCCACCCGGCCCGGCCGGGTTACACCGGGATCCCGGGTCAGTTGCGCGACCTGCCCGCCGCTGCCGGCGCCGGGTCCCGCGGCCGGGTCACCGCGGCACGGGGCCGGTGAGGACCTCGAGGCGCTCGCGGTACTCCGCGGCGTCGATCTCGCCGCGGGCGAACCGCTCCGCGAGCACCCGCTCCGGGGTCTGCGGCGCGGACGCCACCCGGTCCCGGCGGTCGAGGCGGCGGGCCAGGGCGTACGCGCCCAGGCCGACCACCCACCAGGCGAGCACCACGACCAGCGCCGTCGCCGGATGCCCCCATCCGGTCATCCCGTCCCCGAACCAGATCATCGTGCCCCCCGATCGGTGGTGCGGGCCGTGCTGCGCGGGGTGTCGAGCCGCGCGTTCACACGGACCGGTGCGGCGGGGACGGAGGTCATGGGGGCTCCTCGGGGTAGGTGCCCACCCACCGTGTCGCGACCGCCGCCGCCCGGGCAGAGGCGAAAGGCCGCGCGGTGCGGACGTCCGGCCCCGGTCAGACCGACGGCAGCAGGCGCCTGCTGCCGCGCCGCCAGGCCCAGACGACGACCAGCCCCACCAGGATGGTCAGCGGCCAGCCCATCGCGACGCGCGCGACGCCCAGCCAGCCCGTCTCGTCGCTGGAGTAGAGCCACTGCTGCACGCCGAACCGGGCGCCGGACACGGCAGCCGCGGCGAGCATGGCGATGTCGTGGGCGCGCAGCACGCGGCGGTCGGCCCGCCAGTCGTGCGTGCCGCCGTGCACGAGGTTCCACACGACGCCGCTCAGCGGACGGCGGGCCAGCACCGAGCCGAACGCGACGACGAAGGCCACCAGGTACGCCCAGATGCCGACGACGAAGAAGTCCCGCGCCGACCCGGTCAGGGCGACGATGCCGATGGCGAGGGTGAGCCCGAGCAGCCCGCCCACCGCCGTGCCGAACGGTTCCCGGCGCAGCAGCCGGTAGCCGGTGATGGCCAGGCCGACGGCGACCGACACGACGATCGTCGCGGTCAGGGACAGGAAGGCGTTGGCCGTCACGAAGACGACGACGGGGACGGCGGAGTAGACGAACGCCGCCGGTCCGCCCATCTGCTCCAGCAGTGTCGGTCTCGGTGCGGGGGCGGGTGCCGGGCCGCGGTGGGGATCGGTGGCGGTCATGTGTCCTCCGGGGTCGGGTGGTGTGCACCCAGGGAAGGCCGTGCCGTCACGGCACACTCAAGCCGCTGTGTCGCGCGCCACGCCGGTCCCGCACCGGGCGGGCCGACCGTGCCGCGGTGGCGGCTGTCCGCCCCCGGGCGCCGTCCCCCCGTCCACCCCACCGGGGCCGCCGTCGTACTGCCGGATCGACGGCGGCCCTCGGGTTGGCACTGCCAGGCCGAGGACCGGACGGCACCGACGCCGGAGCATCGGGCCCATGACCCACTGGCTGGATCGGGCGGCGTGCCGGGACGTCGACCCGGAGATCTTCTTCCCCACCGGCTCCGGGGGTGCTCGGCGAGCGTGAGGTGATCCGGGCCAAGGCGGTGTGCCGGCTCTGCCCGGTCCGGCCGGAGTGCCTGCACTGGGCCCGACCCGAGCCGGGGCGCGGTCTTCCAGGCGACCGGGGACGTCGCGATGACGACCAGTGACGGCTACTCCAGCCTCGCGGTCAAGGTCGCTCCCGGCGCCCTCGAGAATGCGCTGGAGGCCCTCCTGGGTCGGCCGGTCACGCAGCCGCTGGACCTCGGCCCGGCGATCGACCTCCGGACGCGCGCGGGCGCGGGCTGGGCCCGGCTCGTCCGGCTGCTCGTCACCGAGGCCGGCCCCGGCGGCATGGCCGGCAGCGAGATGGTGGCCGCGCCCCTGCGGGAGGCGGTGCTCCACGGCCTGCTCCGAGCCGTCGAGCACCCCCACCGCGACGCCCTCGACGCGCCGGCGCCCTCGTTCGGGCCGGCGGCGCTGCGCCGCGTCGTCGACGCCGTGGAGGCCGACCCCGCCCGCGACCTGACCCTCACCGACATGGCGCGCACCGCCGCGGTCAGCGTGCGCACGCTCCAGGAGCTCTACCGGCGCCACCTCGACACCACGCCCACCGAGCACCTGCGCCGCACCCGGCTCGCCCGCGCCCACCGACAGCTGCGGGAATCCGATCCCTCCGAGACCACGGTCAGCGCCGTCGCGCGCCGCTGGGGCTTCGTCCACATCGGACGCTTCGCCCGGACCTACCGGGCCCGCTACGGCGAACCACCCTCCGCCACCCTCCGCCGGACCGGGTAGACACCCGGTCCACCCCGGTGTGCCCGTCCCCGCCCGACCCGGCATCATCGCGGGATGGATCGTCGCCGGGGGGTCGGTGCTGCGCCGAGGTCGACCGCGTCCAGGGGGTTCGCCGTCGTGCTGACGGTGCTGCTGGCCGCGCTCGTCTCGTGCGCGCCCGCCGCGGTCGCCCCGGGGGTCGAGGGGTTCCCCGCCCTCGAGCCGGGTGTCCGCGTGTACGACGAGACCGGCACCTCGCTCACGCCGGGGCAGGCGAGCGACCTGCAGGGCAGGCTCGACGCGCTGCGGGGCACCGGGGCCGACGCGGTGGTGCTGGTGCGCGCGCTCGACGCGTCGAGCGACGACACCTTCGACCAGGTGGAGGCGCTGCAGCAGGCCTGGGTCGCCCGCACCGGAGCCGACCGGGACACCGCCGTCGCGATCCTCGTCAACCGCAACCCGGACGACCCGCGGGACGCGCGGGCCGGCGTCTTCGTCGGCCGGACCTACGAGGACGGCAACGTCCCGCGCGACGAGCAGGAGGCCGTCGTCGAGGACGCGCTGATCCCGCCGCTGCGCGACGGCGACGTCCACGGCAGCCTCGTCGCGGCGGTCACGCGGCTCTCCGACAGCATCCGGTCCGGGCCGCCGGTCAGCGCGTCCGAGCAGTGGGCGGCGGGCGCGGCGCGGAGCTGGCTGCCGGCGGCGGCGGCCGTCACCGCGCTCGCCGCGCTCGTCGCGGCGTACGGGCTGTTCCGCGGGCGACGCACCACCGACCGGGCTCCGGGGAAGCCGACGACCCGCCGCC
This sequence is a window from Pseudonocardia petroleophila. Protein-coding genes within it:
- a CDS encoding TIGR03557 family F420-dependent LLM class oxidoreductase, translating into MTSFGYFLSCEEYGPRELVAQARLAEQAGFEKLWISDHFHPWTDEQGQSPFVWSVIGALSEAVSLPVTTAVTCPTMRIHPAVIAQAAATAAVQLDGRFVLGVGSGEALNEHVLGDPWPSVGQRLEMLEEAVELIRLLHRGGQVSHHGEHYEVQEARIYTLPEQPVPIYVSGFGPQATELAARIGDGFCTVAPDADLVRTYREAGGRGPAQGGMKVCWAETEEAGLDTAHRLWANDMLPGQLAQTLPRPQDFADAASLVPRDAMGFACGPDPERHAAAAREYVDAGFDEVYVQQIGGNHEEFFRTWADEVLPALR
- a CDS encoding maleylpyruvate isomerase N-terminal domain-containing protein; this translates as MGVDHATGAAALLGQLDRFVDAVDAARDIDLLAASRCHGWAAVDVVVHVRVGLQEMVGGVVAGTDRPADQDAATYWRDHRPPDRGDDDVDAILWTRRTSSAYRRPRHALEHLRMAADTVRAAVAAAAPGRVAFQGHVLDTGDFLTTWAVELAVHHLDLGGDPRFGSPTAGSLRLGRATVEALAGAPLPAEWSDEVCLLAGSGRTPPRTSRRGPPDPGRGRCSGEVAARPAESGRRVGRAPQERREVDGVAGHRRDRRADGLRRLVEVREVRRR
- a CDS encoding TIGR03617 family F420-dependent LLM class oxidoreductase — protein: MRLETLLPLGKVDPGLRAPDVPLDVHAVAAGAALLEEVGYGGLVVEETKDDPFTLLALAATSTERLRLGTAVAIAFPRSPTVMAMQAWTLQKLSRGRFTLGLGTQVRGHIQRRYGVAWAPPAPWMREYVQAVRAVWDCWQNGTPLDVRGEHYTLDLMVPLFDAGPIEHPAVPVHLAAINTNMCAVAGEVADGVRPHPVCTPSYIEEVMLPAVRRGAARSGRSLEEFRVCMKPLVASARTPEELVPKVRDARARIAFYASTPGYRAAFAHLGLGDLADEAKHLSKAQRWEDLPALVDDETLDRFVVIGTHDEIGAKLLDRYRSVVTDVEFSISVRDDQDREALRDLARLVQSADDAPARAMITADGAAS
- a CDS encoding SHOCT domain-containing protein; this encodes MIWFGDGMTGWGHPATALVVVLAWWVVGLGAYALARRLDRRDRVASAPQTPERVLAERFARGEIDAAEYRERLEVLTGPVPR
- a CDS encoding DUF3159 domain-containing protein, which produces MTATDPHRGPAPAPAPRPTLLEQMGGPAAFVYSAVPVVVFVTANAFLSLTATIVVSVAVGLAITGYRLLRREPFGTAVGGLLGLTLAIGIVALTGSARDFFVVGIWAYLVAFVVAFGSVLARRPLSGVVWNLVHGGTHDWRADRRVLRAHDIAMLAAAAVSGARFGVQQWLYSSDETGWLGVARVAMGWPLTILVGLVVVWAWRRGSRRLLPSV
- a CDS encoding WhiB family transcriptional regulator, with product MTHWLDRAACRDVDPEIFFPTGSGGARRA
- a CDS encoding helix-turn-helix transcriptional regulator, with product MARTAAVSVRTLQELYRRHLDTTPTEHLRRTRLARAHRQLRESDPSETTVSAVARRWGFVHIGRFARTYRARYGEPPSATLRRTG